One genomic region from Salvia hispanica cultivar TCC Black 2014 chromosome 2, UniMelb_Shisp_WGS_1.0, whole genome shotgun sequence encodes:
- the LOC125204299 gene encoding E3 ubiquitin-protein ligase RZFP34-like isoform X2, whose amino-acid sequence MDCVFEHLIFSNECMIKQEYGCRHYKRKCKIVAPCCNETFDCRHCHNDAKNSIEIDPLDRHDIPRHEITRVICSVCDTEQDVQQNCISCGVCMGKYYCSICKFFDDDILKNQYHCEKCGICRTGGKDNFFHCDKCECCYSNVLKDSHICIERAMHHNCPICFEYLFDTPRDTTVLPCGHTIHLDCVKEMERHFQYSCPVCSKSYCDMTCVWEKLDQEVASTPMPQMYQNKMVWILCNDCGETSEVNYHILAHKCTNCNSYNTRQTRGRSHTSCASQLV is encoded by the exons atggaCTGTGTTTTTGAACActtgatattttctaatgAATGCATGATTAAGCAGGAATATGG CTGTCGTCATTACAAGAGGAAGTGTAAGATCGTAGCGCCCTGTTGCAACGAGACATTTGATTGTAGGCACTGCCACAATGATGCAAAg AACTCTATAGAAATTGATCCACTCGATCGCCATGATATCCCGCGCCATGAAATTACAAGG GTCATTTGCTCAGTGTGTGACACAGAACAAGAT GTCCAGCAGAATTGCATTAGCTGTGGTGTTTGTATGGGGAAGTACTATTGCTCGATATGCAAGTTCTTCGATGATGAT ATTTTAAAGAATCAATATCACTGCGAGAAATGTGGAATATGCAg AACCGGTGGCAAAGACAACTTTTTCCACTGTGATAAATGTG AATGCTGCTATTCAAATGTGTTGAAGGATTCACATATATGCATAGAGAGAGCAATGCATCACAATTGTCCAATTTGCTTTGAG TATCTTTTTGACACGCCTAGAGACACTACCGTGTTGCCATGCGGTCATACCATACATCTCGACTGCGTTAAGGAGATGGAGCGCCATTTCCA GTATTCTTGCCCGGTATGCTCAAAGTCGTATTGTGACATGACCTGCGTCTGGGAGAAGCTGGATCAGGAGGTTGCTTCAACGCCTATGCCTCAAATGTATCAGAACAAAATG GTTTGGATTCTCTGCAACGACTGTGGGGAAACATCCGAGGTGAACTACCATATACTCGCGCACAAATGCACCAACTGCAACTCGTACAACACGAGGCAGACGAGAGGACGTTCCCATACATCATGCGCCTCACAACTTGTTTAG
- the LOC125204299 gene encoding E3 ubiquitin-protein ligase RZFP34-like isoform X1, with product MDCVFEHLIFSNECMIKQEYGCRHYKRKCKIVAPCCNETFDCRHCHNDAKQNSIEIDPLDRHDIPRHEITRVICSVCDTEQDVQQNCISCGVCMGKYYCSICKFFDDDILKNQYHCEKCGICRTGGKDNFFHCDKCECCYSNVLKDSHICIERAMHHNCPICFEYLFDTPRDTTVLPCGHTIHLDCVKEMERHFQYSCPVCSKSYCDMTCVWEKLDQEVASTPMPQMYQNKMVWILCNDCGETSEVNYHILAHKCTNCNSYNTRQTRGRSHTSCASQLV from the exons atggaCTGTGTTTTTGAACActtgatattttctaatgAATGCATGATTAAGCAGGAATATGG CTGTCGTCATTACAAGAGGAAGTGTAAGATCGTAGCGCCCTGTTGCAACGAGACATTTGATTGTAGGCACTGCCACAATGATGCAAAg CAGAACTCTATAGAAATTGATCCACTCGATCGCCATGATATCCCGCGCCATGAAATTACAAGG GTCATTTGCTCAGTGTGTGACACAGAACAAGAT GTCCAGCAGAATTGCATTAGCTGTGGTGTTTGTATGGGGAAGTACTATTGCTCGATATGCAAGTTCTTCGATGATGAT ATTTTAAAGAATCAATATCACTGCGAGAAATGTGGAATATGCAg AACCGGTGGCAAAGACAACTTTTTCCACTGTGATAAATGTG AATGCTGCTATTCAAATGTGTTGAAGGATTCACATATATGCATAGAGAGAGCAATGCATCACAATTGTCCAATTTGCTTTGAG TATCTTTTTGACACGCCTAGAGACACTACCGTGTTGCCATGCGGTCATACCATACATCTCGACTGCGTTAAGGAGATGGAGCGCCATTTCCA GTATTCTTGCCCGGTATGCTCAAAGTCGTATTGTGACATGACCTGCGTCTGGGAGAAGCTGGATCAGGAGGTTGCTTCAACGCCTATGCCTCAAATGTATCAGAACAAAATG GTTTGGATTCTCTGCAACGACTGTGGGGAAACATCCGAGGTGAACTACCATATACTCGCGCACAAATGCACCAACTGCAACTCGTACAACACGAGGCAGACGAGAGGACGTTCCCATACATCATGCGCCTCACAACTTGTTTAG